Proteins co-encoded in one Nitrospira sp. genomic window:
- a CDS encoding iron-containing redox enzyme family protein: protein MASRLTQARFLDALLKVMDGKHHWAWDHFATGRLTKDQLKVHFQQEYFVYVRDFPVFLSRIHGHNPPPSVRRMLAENIYEEDTGGLSLGKSHPELFLTMMDGLGFSAKDFEQIRPLPASRAYRAWLDRVSKQPTWVLGAAALTIFVEGSVKDRKELREPSKPKTAEEIETTIKNHPLVRYHGNSPDCMDLIRAHQLVESGHRHDAYDMVTQNAPSATTQQAILSTVKRSLRLWLTYRDAVSKACGLKKP from the coding sequence ATGGCATCACGACTGACACAAGCCCGCTTTCTCGACGCATTGCTCAAAGTCATGGACGGCAAACACCATTGGGCATGGGATCACTTCGCCACCGGACGATTGACCAAAGACCAGCTCAAGGTTCACTTTCAGCAGGAATACTTTGTGTACGTCCGCGATTTCCCCGTCTTCCTCTCCCGAATTCATGGCCACAACCCACCACCATCCGTTCGGCGCATGCTGGCGGAAAATATCTATGAAGAAGACACCGGGGGGCTCTCACTCGGTAAATCTCATCCAGAACTCTTCCTCACGATGATGGACGGGCTAGGATTCTCCGCAAAAGATTTCGAACAGATCCGCCCCTTGCCCGCCAGCCGAGCCTATCGCGCCTGGTTAGACCGGGTCTCTAAACAGCCCACCTGGGTCCTGGGCGCCGCCGCCCTTACCATTTTTGTGGAAGGCAGCGTCAAAGACCGGAAAGAACTGCGGGAGCCCTCCAAGCCGAAGACGGCGGAGGAGATCGAGACGACCATAAAAAACCATCCCCTTGTCCGCTATCATGGCAACTCTCCGGATTGCATGGATCTCATTCGGGCTCATCAGCTCGTTGAATCCGGTCATCGGCACGATGCCTACGACATGGTTACTCAAAACGCTCCATCTGCGACAACGCAACAGGCCATTCTCAGCACAGTGAAGCGCAGTCTGCGACTATGGCTCACCTATCGTGATGCAGTCTCCAAAGCCTGCGGCCTCAAAAAGCCCTAA
- a CDS encoding SUMF1/EgtB/PvdO family nonheme iron enzyme translates to MALIPSGEYRMGTAEGSDGLTDEHPERLVFLHAFLLDRFEVTNEDYAAFVQSTGHRPPANNNPASTIWDGATYLHAIAKHPVVNVSWDDAVAYCQWSGKRLPTEAEWEKAARGTDGRRYPWGNDWSWTKANSASYWAGQTIEFQSGADWEAFWIKGDGARLVKENGIKGEVLTLPVGSFPDGASPYGIHDLAGNAAEWVHDWYDPNYYRSAPLSDPSGPERGAIKSMRGGSWLKPAISLRTSDRDWGIMDSRPSGTGFRCAKDSF, encoded by the coding sequence ATGGCACTGATCCCCTCCGGGGAATATCGTATGGGCACCGCGGAGGGTAGCGACGGCCTCACCGACGAACATCCCGAGCGGCTGGTCTTCCTCCACGCATTCCTCCTTGACCGGTTCGAAGTGACCAATGAGGACTATGCCGCTTTTGTCCAATCGACCGGTCACCGCCCGCCGGCAAACAATAATCCGGCGTCGACGATCTGGGACGGCGCTACCTATCTACACGCCATCGCCAAACACCCCGTAGTGAATGTGAGCTGGGACGATGCCGTGGCCTATTGCCAATGGTCTGGCAAGCGCTTGCCCACCGAAGCCGAATGGGAAAAGGCCGCGCGAGGAACCGACGGACGCCGCTATCCCTGGGGCAACGACTGGAGTTGGACGAAAGCGAATAGCGCCAGCTATTGGGCCGGACAAACCATTGAGTTTCAAAGCGGCGCCGATTGGGAGGCGTTCTGGATCAAAGGCGATGGCGCACGGCTGGTTAAAGAGAACGGTATCAAGGGAGAAGTTTTGACCCTGCCCGTGGGAAGCTTCCCTGACGGAGCCAGCCCGTACGGTATCCACGACCTCGCCGGCAACGCCGCCGAATGGGTGCACGATTGGTATGATCCGAACTACTACCGGTCGGCTCCACTCAGTGACCCAAGCGGACCCGAGCGGGGTGCCATTAAGTCCATGCGAGGCGGATCCTGGTTGAAACCGGCGATCAGCTTACGGACCAGCGATCGCGACTGGGGAATCATGGACAGCCGCCCGAGCGGCACAGGGTTTCGATGCGCCAAAGATAGTTTCTGA
- a CDS encoding PilZ domain-containing protein, giving the protein MSILELLGILGVATIAAYALARVADLDWHRALMWTGGSRSRRASTKRWKTDYVSETTPAYFHYVRRRYRYEIRCPVRYCINGQIREGVVVDMTREGWRLKGQEALVPGTMLSLDITLPGAASSLPIARAVVRWVEGGECGVKLERMEPEPAAQLSQFFSTLSQGVNVRSQAA; this is encoded by the coding sequence ATGAGTATTCTTGAGTTGCTTGGCATTTTGGGGGTGGCGACGATTGCGGCCTATGCCCTTGCACGGGTCGCTGATCTGGATTGGCATCGCGCTCTGATGTGGACTGGTGGTAGTCGATCCCGTAGAGCCTCGACAAAAAGATGGAAAACAGACTATGTGAGTGAAACGACGCCAGCCTATTTCCACTATGTGCGGAGACGCTATCGGTACGAGATTCGTTGTCCTGTTCGGTATTGCATCAATGGGCAGATCAGAGAGGGCGTTGTGGTGGATATGACAAGAGAGGGATGGCGTCTCAAAGGACAGGAAGCATTGGTCCCAGGAACGATGCTGAGCCTTGACATCACGTTGCCCGGTGCGGCCTCGTCACTACCGATTGCCCGTGCGGTTGTGCGTTGGGTAGAGGGGGGGGAGTGCGGGGTGAAACTTGAACGGATGGAGCCGGAGCCTGCAGCCCAATTGAGTCAGTTTTTCAGCACACTCTCGCAGGGCGTGAACGTGAGGTCACAAGCGGCTTAG
- a CDS encoding DUF1501 domain-containing protein: MGLAATALAANMFPLEMLFQSRAHAASNAGKTLVVVFQRGGNDGLNTIVPYSDPQYYVMRPRSTNGGIGILPPGSGDGSGLDLAGTGFAMHPSILPLHGLYTSNRLAILPAAGFAGSTQSHFTDQDTIEHGFPDQRDGWLNRYLAAVPAAGASTIRAAAIGDDVAKSLRGTVLVPSLTDVSSFSFARLGSSKAALEANLRAMYAQDPASSTTNPARSAVHALGPELMNRVAAIEGIGAAAPQNGATYPNTTFGREMRDLAHIIRSGLGLEVATVDIGGWDTHDDQGAGGAAANRQAGRLADFSGGIRAFVDDLGPLMNNVVVLTCTEFGRTVRQNASGGTDHGKASAWFLVGGSVKGGVYKGAAGWPSSLTEANLDEGRYIRPTVEFRDVFADVLVKHFGASTSELGAVLPGHVHTPVGLFV; the protein is encoded by the coding sequence ATGGGTTTGGCCGCTACCGCGTTGGCCGCCAACATGTTTCCGTTGGAAATGCTCTTTCAGAGCCGGGCGCATGCGGCGAGCAATGCGGGCAAGACGCTGGTGGTCGTCTTTCAACGCGGCGGTAACGACGGTCTGAATACCATCGTGCCCTATTCGGATCCCCAGTACTATGTGATGCGTCCCCGATCAACCAATGGCGGCATCGGTATCTTGCCGCCGGGATCCGGCGATGGGTCCGGACTTGACCTAGCGGGGACTGGCTTTGCGATGCATCCCTCCATTCTTCCTTTACACGGACTCTACACCAGCAATCGTTTGGCGATTCTGCCGGCGGCGGGATTTGCTGGAAGTACGCAGTCGCATTTTACGGACCAGGACACCATCGAGCATGGTTTCCCGGATCAGCGAGACGGATGGTTGAATCGTTATCTGGCTGCCGTGCCGGCCGCAGGGGCGTCCACCATTCGAGCCGCTGCGATCGGCGACGATGTCGCCAAGTCTCTGCGTGGAACCGTGCTGGTTCCTTCGCTGACCGATGTGTCCTCGTTCAGCTTCGCCCGACTTGGGTCATCCAAGGCCGCGTTGGAGGCGAATCTACGCGCAATGTACGCCCAAGATCCGGCGTCGAGCACGACGAACCCAGCTCGATCCGCGGTGCACGCACTGGGGCCTGAACTCATGAATCGAGTCGCTGCGATCGAGGGAATTGGCGCCGCTGCTCCGCAAAACGGTGCCACGTATCCCAATACGACGTTCGGACGGGAAATGCGGGATCTGGCTCATATTATTCGTTCGGGCCTCGGGCTTGAGGTGGCCACCGTGGATATTGGCGGGTGGGATACGCATGACGATCAGGGGGCAGGTGGCGCGGCAGCCAATCGTCAAGCCGGGCGACTCGCGGACTTTTCCGGAGGCATCCGTGCCTTTGTCGATGATCTGGGGCCGTTAATGAATAATGTGGTGGTGCTGACCTGTACTGAATTCGGTCGGACCGTGAGACAAAATGCGAGCGGGGGGACGGACCATGGCAAGGCTTCGGCATGGTTTCTGGTTGGGGGATCGGTGAAGGGTGGGGTGTACAAAGGCGCTGCAGGCTGGCCCAGTTCATTAACGGAGGCCAATCTCGATGAAGGGCGGTACATCAGACCGACGGTGGAATTCAGGGACGTGTTTGCTGATGTGCTGGTCAAGCATTTTGGCGCCAGCACCTCGGAGCTCGGCGCTGTCCTGCCCGGCCATGTCCATACGCCCGTCGGGCTGTTCGTCTAG
- a CDS encoding DUF1800 domain-containing protein produces MKPGSSLPSGAPAMAGAGLSTMMSGITAMAAAAPSAGPAMAAAAPASSALASSVVGGASRPSTKSIQRLSAGIPGLTRVISSPLPPETIATPAPPLDPPTSGLPAAPANWFGYHVLNRLTFGGTPNQLNMVSHMTAAQAREWATGYMKEQLGLDPRQPWPTNLHSTSPLPAAIPIVDTDTDFRLTAAQGTWKKDDPEPTVLKPQLQQVQDHDLIRKLYSRRQLLEKMVYFWDNHFNTDYRSHFLGQYEVYENEAFRARAYGRFVDLLITSGKSPAMMVYLNTDVNKKENPNENYAREVLELHTLGVDEQGHPAGYTQTDIDEVAKAFTGWTVPEGSAPGFRFISSRHSPGTKTVLGQSVAFDGSGPTEGERVLQIAASHPSTARHLAEKLCEYFVSETPSSALITEVASVFSDSGGDIRKVLIAIVTSADFNNVANYRSLVKTPLEYVVGLYRNLGVWSSHEPIRRRLTATGQGLFEMPPPTGYKEKSEHWLNTYVLFHETAMAYEATIPGYGSTIRFGSDTSGGQTRLWLKNLGLRTEAEVLGFLLNLTTDRVATATEYQIYLTTLRSGGGTFNLDNSSTEAALDRTLASILTNPRYLYQ; encoded by the coding sequence ATGAAACCAGGGAGTTCCCTTCCATCCGGAGCGCCGGCGATGGCCGGGGCCGGTCTGTCTACGATGATGAGTGGGATTACGGCCATGGCTGCCGCCGCACCGAGTGCCGGCCCTGCGATGGCAGCGGCTGCACCTGCATCCAGCGCATTGGCCAGTTCGGTTGTTGGGGGGGCGTCGAGGCCATCCACTAAGAGCATTCAGCGATTGTCCGCCGGAATTCCAGGACTCACGCGCGTGATCTCCAGCCCGCTTCCTCCTGAGACGATCGCAACGCCGGCCCCTCCGCTCGACCCTCCTACCTCGGGGCTTCCGGCAGCGCCGGCAAACTGGTTCGGCTATCACGTCTTGAATCGTCTAACCTTTGGAGGCACTCCCAATCAACTCAATATGGTGTCTCATATGACAGCGGCCCAGGCTAGAGAATGGGCTACTGGCTATATGAAGGAACAGCTGGGCCTCGATCCGAGACAGCCCTGGCCGACGAATCTCCATTCAACTTCCCCATTACCTGCCGCGATTCCAATCGTGGATACCGATACAGACTTTCGTTTGACGGCTGCGCAGGGTACTTGGAAGAAAGACGATCCTGAGCCGACTGTATTGAAGCCGCAGCTTCAGCAAGTGCAGGACCATGATCTCATCAGGAAGCTCTATAGCCGGCGTCAGTTGCTCGAAAAGATGGTCTATTTCTGGGACAACCATTTCAATACCGACTATCGGTCGCATTTCCTGGGCCAATACGAAGTCTATGAGAATGAAGCCTTCCGGGCTCGAGCCTATGGCAGGTTTGTGGACTTGTTGATTACCAGCGGCAAGAGTCCGGCTATGATGGTGTACCTGAATACTGATGTGAACAAGAAAGAGAATCCGAATGAGAATTATGCGCGCGAGGTCTTGGAACTTCACACTCTTGGAGTGGATGAGCAGGGCCATCCAGCGGGATATACGCAGACGGATATCGATGAGGTCGCCAAAGCGTTTACCGGTTGGACGGTGCCGGAAGGCTCGGCGCCTGGCTTCAGATTTATTTCCAGTCGGCACAGTCCGGGAACTAAAACGGTGCTGGGGCAGTCGGTGGCGTTTGATGGGAGTGGACCGACCGAAGGGGAGCGAGTGTTGCAGATTGCGGCCAGCCATCCATCAACCGCGCGGCATTTGGCGGAGAAGCTTTGCGAATATTTCGTCAGTGAAACACCGTCTTCAGCGCTGATCACCGAAGTGGCGTCGGTCTTTAGCGATTCAGGAGGCGATATACGCAAAGTGCTGATCGCCATCGTCACGTCGGCGGACTTCAATAATGTGGCCAACTATCGAAGTCTCGTGAAGACGCCTTTGGAGTACGTCGTCGGGCTCTATCGCAATCTTGGAGTGTGGTCATCGCATGAGCCTATCCGTCGGCGGTTGACGGCGACCGGGCAGGGGTTGTTCGAAATGCCTCCACCGACTGGATATAAAGAAAAATCCGAGCATTGGTTGAACACGTACGTCTTGTTTCATGAGACGGCCATGGCTTACGAAGCCACCATCCCCGGGTATGGCTCGACCATCCGATTCGGATCGGATACGAGCGGGGGACAGACACGTCTGTGGCTGAAGAATCTTGGTTTGAGGACCGAGGCGGAGGTCTTAGGTTTTCTCCTGAATCTTACGACGGATCGGGTGGCCACGGCGACGGAGTATCAGATCTATCTGACCACACTGCGAAGCGGTGGCGGAACGTTTAATTTGGACAATTCCAGCACAGAGGCGGCGCTGGATCGAACGCTGGCGAGCATCCTTACGAATCCGCGCTATCTCTATCAATAG
- the hemW gene encoding radical SAM family heme chaperone HemW yields the protein MPQERDIGLYLHVPLCRQRCHFCAFYLEIATPARIDAYLSALERELTLYRQQNLLAGRAFQSIYFGGGTPTVIPSLRLAALLNHIRNTSSVTPDAEVTVEAHPSTVTLADLRALAKAGFNRISLGAESMAPQDFIPIGRPGTVSETEQAVEHARTAGFSNINLDLMYGLPGQSLVSWTTTVQSLLRLNPTHISCYALTIEDDTKLAHDIAKGLVPAPDEVLQVEMEAAAETVLTQAGFTRYEISNYARPGYACRHNLLYWTGGDYLGLGPSAQSYVAGCRFGNIAHLDTYTSQMERNQLPVTDRQLLSVEDQRRDALIFGLRLLNGVPSSLLADGQADRELFAQLRAKGLIVEEGSRTRLTPLGRRFADSVASDLF from the coding sequence ATGCCGCAGGAAAGAGACATCGGGCTCTATCTCCACGTTCCGCTCTGCCGCCAGCGCTGCCACTTCTGCGCCTTCTACTTGGAGATCGCCACGCCGGCTCGCATCGACGCCTACCTTTCAGCGCTCGAACGTGAACTGACCCTCTATCGCCAGCAGAATCTCCTTGCTGGACGCGCATTTCAGAGCATCTACTTCGGAGGGGGGACACCCACGGTGATTCCATCGCTTCGGCTGGCTGCACTTCTAAACCATATTCGAAACACCTCTTCCGTCACGCCGGATGCCGAAGTGACCGTTGAAGCTCATCCCTCAACGGTCACACTTGCTGATTTGAGAGCCCTCGCCAAAGCCGGCTTCAATCGGATCAGTCTGGGAGCTGAATCCATGGCTCCCCAAGACTTCATTCCGATTGGCCGCCCTGGCACGGTATCCGAAACCGAGCAGGCAGTCGAACATGCCCGAACTGCAGGATTTTCCAATATCAATCTCGACCTCATGTACGGCCTGCCTGGACAAAGTCTTGTGTCATGGACAACCACCGTACAATCTCTTCTTCGACTCAATCCAACTCATATCTCTTGTTATGCCCTCACCATTGAAGACGACACCAAGCTGGCGCACGATATCGCCAAGGGACTGGTCCCTGCACCTGATGAAGTGCTTCAAGTTGAGATGGAAGCAGCAGCCGAAACGGTGCTGACACAAGCCGGCTTTACTCGCTACGAAATTTCCAACTACGCCAGGCCCGGTTACGCCTGCCGCCACAATTTGCTCTATTGGACCGGCGGCGACTACCTTGGCCTCGGTCCAAGCGCGCAGTCCTACGTGGCCGGATGCCGATTCGGCAACATTGCACATCTCGATACCTACACAAGCCAGATGGAGAGGAATCAACTTCCAGTGACAGATCGCCAGCTGCTCAGTGTCGAGGACCAACGACGCGATGCCCTGATCTTCGGCCTGCGTCTCTTGAACGGGGTCCCCAGCTCACTTCTTGCTGATGGGCAAGCCGACCGGGAACTCTTCGCCCAACTCAGGGCAAAGGGCCTGATCGTCGAAGAGGGTAGCCGAACCAGGCTGACCCCGTTGGGCCGCCGCTTTGCCGACAGCGTGGCATCAGACCTGTTCTGA
- the cax gene encoding calcium/proton exchanger has protein sequence MKKIFTSWLDVLLVFIPTAIALAVVKADPLYVFAASAFAIVPLAGMLGRATEHLTSHVGAGIGSLLNASLGNAAELIIALAALREGLHDVVKASLTGSILGNVLLVLGASMVAGGLKFERQKFNQTAAGMGSSLLLLAAVGLIIPALFHFTAADRGVTIERELSLEIAIVLFVMYGLSLMFSLKTHRHLYAGESHDAEDLGEQPWSFRMSVSVLAVVTTLIAVMSELLVGAIEPTAHKLGLTQVFVGVILVALVGNAAEHSTAVLMAMKNKMDLAYGIAVGSSLQIALLVAPVLVFASYLFGTPLDLIFTPFEVAAVTISVFVVGFVAIDGESNWMEGAMLVGVYAMLAIAFYFLPA, from the coding sequence ATGAAAAAAATCTTTACGTCTTGGCTCGATGTATTGCTTGTGTTCATTCCGACGGCGATTGCCCTTGCGGTCGTCAAGGCCGATCCGCTCTATGTCTTTGCCGCGTCCGCTTTCGCGATTGTTCCGCTCGCCGGGATGTTGGGCCGCGCGACCGAGCATCTCACATCGCATGTCGGTGCCGGGATCGGCAGTCTGTTAAATGCCTCACTGGGGAACGCCGCGGAGCTGATCATAGCACTCGCCGCACTTCGTGAGGGGCTCCATGATGTGGTCAAAGCATCACTCACTGGTTCCATTCTCGGTAACGTCCTGCTGGTTCTCGGGGCGTCTATGGTTGCCGGCGGATTGAAGTTTGAACGGCAGAAGTTCAACCAAACGGCGGCAGGGATGGGATCCAGCCTGCTCCTGTTGGCGGCGGTCGGTTTGATCATACCCGCGCTGTTTCATTTCACCGCTGCTGACAGGGGAGTAACGATCGAACGGGAGCTGAGCCTGGAGATCGCCATCGTGCTCTTCGTGATGTATGGGCTCAGCCTCATGTTCTCCCTGAAGACCCATCGCCATCTGTATGCAGGGGAATCACACGACGCGGAAGATCTGGGAGAGCAACCCTGGAGCTTTCGCATGTCCGTGTCCGTGCTGGCCGTGGTCACCACTTTGATCGCCGTGATGAGTGAACTGTTAGTCGGGGCGATCGAGCCGACTGCGCACAAACTGGGTCTGACGCAGGTCTTCGTCGGCGTGATCCTGGTGGCGCTGGTCGGTAATGCGGCGGAGCATTCGACGGCGGTGCTCATGGCGATGAAGAATAAAATGGATCTGGCCTATGGGATTGCCGTGGGGTCAAGTCTGCAAATTGCTCTCTTAGTCGCGCCGGTGCTGGTCTTTGCGAGCTATCTCTTCGGTACCCCGCTGGACTTGATCTTTACGCCGTTCGAAGTCGCGGCGGTGACGATCTCGGTGTTTGTCGTGGGTTTCGTCGCGATCGACGGGGAGTCGAACTGGATGGAAGGCGCCATGCTGGTCGGGGTCTATGCGATGCTGGCAATTGCCTTCTATTTTCTTCCGGCTTGA
- a CDS encoding ATP-dependent Clp protease adaptor ClpS yields MAKPSFPLTTPDVTEETGTGTSDGLEARVIVYNCDCHTYQQVITLLCKYVPGMTSSHAFELAYQIDHEGEAMVFEGETQQAEQIASGLASGGLRVVVQ; encoded by the coding sequence ATGGCGAAACCATCCTTTCCGCTGACTACCCCTGACGTGACTGAAGAGACCGGTACAGGGACCAGTGACGGCCTTGAAGCCCGGGTGATTGTCTATAATTGTGACTGCCACACCTATCAGCAAGTGATCACATTGCTGTGTAAGTATGTGCCGGGCATGACCTCGTCACACGCCTTTGAACTCGCCTATCAGATCGATCATGAGGGAGAGGCGATGGTCTTTGAGGGAGAGACACAGCAAGCCGAACAGATTGCGTCAGGGCTCGCAAGCGGAGGACTGCGCGTAGTCGTACAGTAG
- a CDS encoding DUF3386 family protein, protein MSMHTAPQSTVADDPKAREVMRQAFEKTARWPKDFNGFTADLAVNINGKVTTGPVMVKGPREVSVQLGDADVEKWAQEQLSMIAVHRGPRSFEESDGKYSLTMEEDGHPFGTKLDIHGSNSFYRVKDNRITQINRKMAHPGMTPFAFSINVEESSVTQDQKNLTTKYTVYYYSPTDGKLNNVESFTDTHVRVGAADLPATRRIIAFENGQVIVKNLTFTNHKLV, encoded by the coding sequence ATGTCCATGCATACAGCCCCGCAATCCACCGTCGCTGACGATCCCAAAGCCCGTGAGGTCATGCGGCAAGCATTCGAGAAGACCGCCCGCTGGCCGAAAGATTTTAACGGCTTCACCGCTGATCTAGCCGTCAACATTAACGGGAAGGTGACCACCGGTCCCGTCATGGTGAAGGGCCCCCGTGAGGTGTCGGTGCAACTCGGAGATGCCGACGTAGAAAAGTGGGCTCAGGAACAGCTCAGTATGATTGCCGTCCACCGCGGCCCCCGGAGCTTCGAGGAATCAGACGGCAAGTACTCCCTCACCATGGAAGAGGACGGCCACCCCTTCGGCACCAAGCTCGATATCCACGGATCGAATTCCTTCTACCGGGTTAAAGATAACCGCATCACCCAGATTAACCGGAAGATGGCCCATCCGGGCATGACCCCGTTTGCCTTCTCGATTAATGTCGAAGAAAGCTCCGTCACCCAGGATCAAAAGAACCTGACCACCAAATACACCGTCTATTACTACTCCCCCACTGACGGCAAGTTGAACAACGTCGAGAGCTTCACCGACACTCATGTACGCGTGGGAGCGGCTGATCTTCCCGCCACCCGCCGCATCATTGCGTTTGAGAACGGCCAGGTCATCGTGAAGAATCTCACTTTCACGAACCATAAGCTGGTCTAA
- a CDS encoding DUF5069 domain-containing protein translates to MRITLAGYVHLARMIDKCRAVLAGTEGEYLYPCPMDERLLEFAGITSDQFTAAVKTNPADEVVGAWFRQTARPHPTAKLDEWNEKLLLRGPSSPESLEKFKKYRDAVDPSRTDLTAWSDLQDLEEGRDVPRRMVTA, encoded by the coding sequence ATGCGGATCACACTCGCAGGCTATGTTCATCTCGCACGCATGATCGACAAATGCCGTGCCGTCCTCGCCGGGACGGAAGGTGAGTACCTCTATCCCTGCCCGATGGATGAACGGCTTTTGGAGTTCGCGGGGATCACCAGCGATCAATTCACAGCTGCCGTGAAAACAAATCCGGCAGATGAAGTAGTCGGCGCCTGGTTTCGACAGACTGCCAGGCCGCATCCGACAGCTAAGTTGGATGAATGGAACGAGAAGCTCTTGTTGCGCGGTCCCAGCTCCCCCGAGAGCCTGGAGAAGTTCAAGAAATACCGCGATGCCGTCGATCCTTCACGGACCGATCTGACCGCCTGGTCTGATCTGCAAGACCTGGAAGAAGGACGAGACGTCCCGCGACGAATGGTGACTGCGTAA